From the Solanum pennellii chromosome 4, SPENNV200 genome, one window contains:
- the LOC107016004 gene encoding aspartic proteinase-like protein 1 — translation MAISLTAVILLTTAVLMLSVELAAGYTFSSRLIHGFSDEAVSFWASKGKSMTWPKRESVEHMRLLLGNDWKRQRLKLGSQKQLLFPSEGSETHFYGNELSWLHYVWIDIGTPNTSFLVALDAGSDLLWLPCNCVQCAPLSSSYYSMLDKDLNEYSPARSSSSKHLSCSHQLCELGPNCPSPKEHCPYTVNYYSENTSSSGFLFEDQLHLTSVGGHEHQGSVLAPIVIGCGSKQSGNYLSGAAPDGVMGLGPGEISVPSLLAKSGFVPRSFSLCFGKSNSGTIFFGDKGPENQRRSSFVSLDGNYNTYVVEVQHYCVGGTCPKQSGFQALVDSGSSFTFLPSEIFTKVVTEFEEQMNATRLAIEDFPCCYKASPQGLPKIPSMKLLLAANQSFVIQNPMFTISSGQGDNFYCVGLLPIEGMIGIIGQNFMEGYRLVFDWENMKLGWSRSKCQDIDGTAKVSPTPPPSGLTSNPLPTTEQQRNPGGHAVAPAIAGKATPKPSAASLLAVSWHYTMSSLIFLLVVWLPYLI, via the exons ATGGCGATTTCTCTTACGGCAGTTATACTACTGACGACGGCGGTGTTGATGCTTTCCGTTGAACTCGCCGCCGGTTATACATTCTCGTCGAGGTTGATTCACGGGTTCTCAGATGAAGCGGTGTCGTTTTGGGCATCTAAAGGGAAGAGTATGACGTGGCCGAAGCGCGAGAGTGTGGAGCATATGAGGTTGCTACTTGGTAATGATTGGAAACGACAGAGACTGAAGCTTGGTTCGCAGAAGCAGCTTTTGTTTCCATCTGAAGGAAGTGAAACTCATTTCTATGGAAATGAGTTGAGTTG GCTGCATTATGTGTGGATTGACATAGGGACACCAAACACATCATTTCTTGTCGCCTTGGATGCTGGAAGTGATCTGCTCTGGCTCCCTTGCAATTGTGTACAATGTGCTCCATTGTCTTCTAGCTACTACTCAATGTTG GATAAAGATCTGAATGAGTATAGCCCAGCACGATCAAGCAGTAGCAAGCATCTATCTTGCAGCCATCAATTATGTGAACTGGGTCCTAACTGCCCGAGTCCAAAGGAACACTGCCCTTATACTGTTAATTACTATTCTGAAAATACATCAAGTTCGGGGTTCCTTTTCGAGGACCAATTGCATTTGACTTCAGTTGGTGGACATGAACATCAAGGTTCTGTGCTAGCTCCTATTGTTATAGG CTGTGGTAGCAAACAAAGTGGCAATTATTTGAGTGGAGCTGCTCCAGATGGGGTGATGGGATTAGGGCCAGGAGAAATTTCTGTTCCAAGTTTGCTGGCGAAGTCTGGATTTGTTCCACGCTCATTCTCATTGTGTTTTGGAAAGAGCAATTCTGGCACAATTTTCTTTGGTGATAAAGGGCCTGAAAATCAAAGACGAAGTTCATTTGTATCTTTGGATGGAAATTA CAATACCTATGTTGTTGAAGTTCAACATTATTGTGTTGGGGGTACCTGTCCAAAGCAAAGTGGATTTCAAGCCTTAGTTGATAGTGGGTCTTCCTTCACTTTTCTCCCTTCTGAAATCTTTACAAAAGTAGTAACTGAG TTTGAAGAGCAAATGAACGCTACGAGGTTAGCTATAGAAGATTTTCCTTGCTGCTATAAGGCTAG TCCACAAGGTTTACCGAAGATTCCTAGCATGAAACTTTTGTTAGCTGCTAATCAGAGCTTTGTAATTCAGAACCCCATGTTTACCATCTCCAGTGGTCAG GGTGATAACTTTTATTGTGTGGGTCTCCTACCTATTGAAGGAATGATTGGTATTATTGGAC AGAACTTTATGGAGGGATATCGATTGGTGTTTGATTGGGAAAACATGAAGTTGGGTTGGTCTCGCTCCAAGT GTCAAGACATAGACGGGACAGCAAAGGTATCACCAACACCACCTCCGAGTGGTTTGACATCAAATCCGCTGCCAACAACTGAGCAACAAAGGAACCCGGGTGGACATGCAGTTGCACCCGCTATTGCTGGTAAAGCTACCCCTAAACCATCTGCAGCATCACTCCTTGCAGTTTCATGGCATTACACTATGAGttctcttatatttttattggttGTATGGTTGCCTTATCTGATATAG